The following coding sequences lie in one Acropora palmata chromosome 3, jaAcrPala1.3, whole genome shotgun sequence genomic window:
- the LOC141875780 gene encoding neuropeptide Y receptor type 6-like has protein sequence MAYINSTSQPTPFSSVNATNSSNNTNISLTRFNTARIVLLTLQILTVLAGIIGNIIVCVITSKKRNRGKIVGHYLILNLAVSDLGILVFFYPLQVISIEFSISWPFGELTCKAIRPFFEIFFGSGIGCMTAIAFHRYRMLVHCMKPQMSLQTAKRILFVIWLVSFLIIVMPMFFVMDLQNIPNVARVGLWICQPHWPNPLSFKLYEATTILGIYFVPLAIISCSYIRIRNKLRENIRQNDNHRRESFRSKSTGQRKDVDSRIRQNRRALRLLAPVVAVFAICMAPSIFMKMESVFAKDPRQLYKSVEYMPELVRLFQLLLAVNSAANPVIYSVVNTEFRRDFARLMGCGKDKDFANSTQRLNLSTLQNSSTLNGRGSLRESLRRLWSRYSADRLPERVDQEERFIELEERQRKGLEKFG, from the coding sequence aTGGCTTATATAAACAGCACCTCTCAGCCAACCCCGTTTTCTTCTGTGAATGCCACGAACTCCTCTAACAATACAAACATCTCTCTCACTCGATTTAACACCGCAAGAATTGTCCTTCTCACCTTGCAGATTCTCACTGTCTTGGCGGGAATTATTGGAAACATCATCGTTTGTGTGATCACGTCGAAGAAGCGCAACCGTGGAAAGATTGTCGGACATTATCTTATTCTGAACCTTGCTGTATCTGACTTGGgaattcttgtctttttttatcCTCTTCAGGTTATCAGCATCGAGTTTTCCATCTCGTGGCCGTTTGGCGAGTTGACCTGTAAGGCGATACGccctttctttgaaattttcttcGGAAGTGGCATCGGATGCATGACAGCCATTGCCTTTCACCGCTACAGAATGCTGGTGCATTGCATGAAGCCACAGATGAGTTTGCAAACGGCCAAGCGCATTTTGTTCGTCATCTGGTTGGTCTCGTTCTTGATCATTGTGATGCCAATGTTTTTCGTGATGGACCTACAAAACATTCCGAACGTGGCGAGGGTGGGTCTCTGGATATGCCAACCTCACTGGCCAAATCCACTCTCCTTTAAGCTATACGAGGCCACTACCATCTTGGGGATTTATTTCGTCCCTCTAGCCATCATCTCTTGTAGTTACATCCGCATAAGAAACAAACTGAGAGAAAACATACGCCAAAACGACAATCACAGAAGGGAGAGCTTCAGGTCAAAGTCAACCGGCCAACGCAAAGACGTTGACTCCAGAATCAGGCAAAACCGTCGCGCTTTGAGACTTTTAGCTCCCGTGGTCGCAGTGTTTGCGATTTGCATGGCCCCGagtattttcatgaaaatggAGTCAGTCTTCGCCAAAGACCCGAGGCAGCTTTACAAGAGTGTCGAGTACATGCCCGAACTGGTTCGCCTTTTCCAGCTCTTGTTGGCCGTGAATTCGGCTGCAAACCCGGTAATCTATTCGGTAGTCAACACGGAGTTTCGTCGTGACTTCGCACGGCTCATGGGATGTGGCAAAGATAAAGACTTTGCGAATAGCACACAGCGCCTTAATTTGAGCACATTGCAAAATAGCAGCACCCTAAATGGAAGAGGCTCTCTTCGAGAATCTCTGAGAAGGTTATGGTCGAGATATTCTGCTGATAGGTTGCCGGAAAGAGTCGATCAGGAGGAACGATTCATCGAGCTTGAAGAAAGGCAGAGAAAAGGTTTGGAGAAGTTTGGCTAA
- the LOC141875781 gene encoding pro-neuregulin-1, membrane-bound isoform-like: MKTALVLFVLVGIVCAVKEKGKGESSKQKSGSLDATSSSHREECKTQSQRDHYCLNGGTCFRVPALGDSPHCHCTAEFTGKRCEQRVPQLVTRS, from the exons ATGAAGACTgcccttgttttgtttgtcctCGTTGGAATTGTGTGTGCAGTTAAGGAAAAGGGCAAAG GTGAATCGAGTAAGCAAAAAAGTGGATCTTTGGACGCGACTTCTTCAAGCCATAGAGAAG aatgCAAGACTCAAAGCCAAAGGGACCATTACTGTTTGAATGGTGGAACTTGTTTCCGTGTTCCTGCCCTAGGCGATAGTCCTCACTGCCATTGCACAGCAGAATTCACTGGAAAACGTTGTGAACAACGTGTGCCGCAACTTGTAACAAGGTCGTAA
- the LOC141875782 gene encoding pro-neuregulin-1, membrane-bound isoform-like — protein sequence MKTALVLFVLVGIVCAVKEKGKGESSKQKSGSLDATSSSHREECKTQRERDHYCLNGGTCFRVPAINDNPHCHCTAEFTGIRCEYYNVRRNL from the exons ATGAAGACTgcccttgttttgtttgtcctCGTTGGAATTGTGTGTGCAGTTAAGGAAAAGGGCAAAG GTGAATCGAGTAAGCAAAAAAGTGGATCTTTGGACGCGACTTCTTCAAGCCATAGAGAAG aatgCAAGACTCAAAGGGAAAGGGACCATTACTGTTTGAATGGTGGAACTTGTTTCCGTGTTCCTGCCATAAACGATAATCCTCACTGCCATTGCACAGCAGAATTCACTGGAATACGTTGTGAATATTACAACGTGCGCCGCAACTTGTAA